Proteins encoded in a region of the Isosphaeraceae bacterium EP7 genome:
- a CDS encoding S41 family peptidase, with the protein MQASATRSAAWLLSAALAWGLLSPLKAETPATGGLPPAAAPVVDPDTALRRGLDLERERNWQGALDVYDDAASQWPSRAEFGHRRRLCEIHQKLTKRYQDQSFRSVLLKLSHDKSLELYDEVLERIDSQYVDPVPVLPLLRRGLDNVEVALRDPEFLSLNSPQMSREKIDGLRSALRARRDHLTANDRLGARAEADAACEIARTWLGIAPAAIVLEFIYGACDALDDYTACLTPDKLDDLYAMIDGNFVGLGVELKKDDSGLKLVGVIRGGPAWEAGIKVGDRITAIAGLSVKGQSLDQAANRLQGNEGTSVELDLLRVDGSRKLLKLVRRPVEVESIAQARIVEPTLGIGYVQLTGFQKTSTEELEKAIADLQKQGLRYLVLDLRGNPGGLLNVAVEMADRFLGSGVIVSTRGRAYGQTQVYQASGRPVWTFPMSVLVDRDSASASEILAGALQELRRATVVGERSYGKGSVQSIFSLRTVPAGLKLTTAKFYSPTKRAYSEQGVTPDVVVSVRARPVADRTRDVETATAASDFGQPDRDQVLSQAITQARRRLTAAR; encoded by the coding sequence ATGCAAGCCTCGGCGACGCGATCCGCAGCCTGGCTCCTCTCGGCCGCACTGGCCTGGGGCCTGCTCTCGCCCTTGAAGGCGGAGACCCCCGCGACCGGCGGCCTCCCCCCTGCGGCGGCACCGGTGGTCGACCCCGACACTGCACTCCGCCGCGGGCTCGACCTCGAACGCGAACGGAACTGGCAGGGCGCGCTCGACGTCTACGACGATGCGGCCAGCCAGTGGCCCAGCCGCGCCGAGTTCGGCCATCGCCGGCGGCTCTGTGAGATCCACCAGAAGCTGACCAAGCGTTACCAGGATCAGAGCTTCCGCTCGGTCCTGCTGAAGCTCTCGCACGATAAGTCGCTGGAACTCTACGACGAGGTGCTCGAGCGGATCGACTCCCAATATGTCGATCCCGTCCCCGTGCTGCCGCTGCTGCGCAGGGGGCTGGATAACGTCGAGGTCGCCCTCCGCGATCCCGAGTTCCTCAGCCTCAACTCCCCACAGATGAGCCGCGAGAAGATCGACGGGCTGAGGTCGGCCTTGCGGGCCCGACGCGATCACCTGACCGCGAACGACCGACTGGGCGCCCGGGCCGAGGCCGACGCCGCGTGCGAGATCGCCCGCACATGGCTTGGCATCGCCCCAGCCGCGATCGTCCTGGAGTTCATCTATGGCGCGTGCGACGCGCTGGATGACTACACCGCCTGCCTGACTCCCGACAAACTCGATGACCTTTACGCGATGATCGACGGCAACTTCGTCGGCCTGGGAGTCGAGCTGAAGAAGGACGACTCGGGCCTGAAGCTCGTCGGCGTCATCCGCGGCGGGCCCGCCTGGGAGGCCGGTATCAAGGTCGGAGACCGGATCACGGCCATCGCAGGGTTGTCGGTGAAGGGGCAGAGCCTCGACCAGGCGGCCAACAGGTTGCAGGGGAATGAAGGGACATCCGTCGAGCTGGATTTGCTCCGCGTGGACGGATCGAGGAAGCTGCTCAAGCTCGTCCGTCGGCCTGTCGAGGTCGAGAGCATCGCCCAGGCCCGGATCGTCGAGCCGACGCTCGGGATCGGCTATGTCCAGCTCACCGGGTTCCAGAAGACCTCGACCGAGGAACTTGAGAAGGCGATCGCCGACCTTCAGAAGCAGGGGCTGCGATACCTGGTCCTCGACCTGCGAGGCAATCCCGGCGGGCTCCTGAACGTGGCGGTCGAGATGGCCGATCGCTTCCTGGGCTCGGGCGTGATCGTCTCGACCCGCGGGCGTGCCTACGGCCAGACCCAGGTCTATCAGGCGTCGGGCCGGCCGGTCTGGACGTTCCCGATGAGCGTGCTGGTCGACCGCGACAGCGCCAGCGCGAGCGAAATTCTCGCCGGTGCGCTTCAGGAGCTGAGGCGTGCGACCGTGGTGGGCGAGCGGAGCTACGGCAAAGGGTCGGTCCAGAGCATCTTTTCGCTGAGGACCGTCCCCGCAGGCCTGAAGCTGACGACCGCCAAATTCTACTCCCCGACGAAGCGGGCCTACAGCGAGCAGGGAGTCACCCCCGACGTCGTGGTCTCCGTGCGTGCCCGTCCCGTGGCCGACCGGACCCGGGACGTGGAAACTGCGACCGCCGCCAGCGACTTCGGCCAGCCTGACCGCGATCAGGTGCTCTCGCAGGCGATCACGCAGGCCCGACGAAGGCTGACCGCAGCCCGCTGA